A segment of the Devriesea agamarum genome:
ATGACAGTACGCAGGTGCGGCTGGGTGGCCCACAGATCCTCTACAGACATATTCGACGGGTCGGACGTGGGTAGGTCGTGGGCAAAGATGTCGACCTCGCGACCCATGAAAGTGGTGCGCGCTCGGATCGTGCGGCCAGCACGTAAAACCGATTGCATGAGGTTGCCAAAAAAGGACACTAGGCCCACCACCTCCACTCCTTGTCATCATCCGTACTGTCGGCGGCGTCGCTATTGGCCGTATCCTTGGCGACTGTTTCGCTATCCACCGCAGGGGCGTTATCTGCTTTCGGCTCCTCTTCCCACCACGCGCCATACCCGTCGGCATATGCGGATTGCTTAGGCTCTAGGTCCAGGTTTGCCAGACCCCACCGCGCCAACGTGACAGCACACAAGGGGGCGGCATCCACGGAGGAGTTTTGCCGATCCAATAGCGCCACCTCGCCGAGCTTGCGGCGCTGTGTGTGCTTCATGGCGCTCAGGAGCGCAGGCTGTGGACGGAAGGACACCTCGCCGGCAGCCATCGCGTCATCAAGCTGGGATAGAGAGTTAGTCAGTTCCGTGCCCTCGCAGGTGCGGATGTCAAAGCCTTCTTTTTCAAGCCACGTAATCAGTGAGGAGGCGGGAGCGCCGCGACCTTGGACCACGATGGGTCCAGGGTCTTTCAAGGTGCCGAGGTATTCGGCAATCCAGTGCGTGCCAATCCTCTTAGTAATGACCTCAACATGGATTTTTTTGTCTTCGCGATATCCGGCGACGGCCACCCAGGAGGCTGTGCGGTCTTTGGAGACGTCCACGGCGTACACCAGGGGCGAGTCATCGGCAATGCGAGAGGTGGGATCGGTGCACTTTTCGACCTGCTCGGTGGGGAATGTAGGCTCTGCACTCACGGTCACCCATTGACACATCACCTCGGTGCGGAACTTGTGCTCTGGCATACCGTCGTTGGCGGTCTTGCCGATTCGTGAAGCCTGAGAGAGTAAGTCATCAGAGGTCACGAAGGTTCGGCCATTGCAGGTACGGTTCATGGCCGGATTAGCTTGGGCTAGAGCGCGAAGGTCTCGAACGTCTGCGCCTTCAGGTGCGGACCATTCGAGAATGCAGATGGTTTTATCGCCATCCCAACCGTCTGCGGTGCCATGCTCATCAATCCAGGCGCGCAGGGAGTTTGCTTCGCGAATGGCGTCGTTTCGTAGGCCGCGCAACACGGTGGACTTTGCCTCACCGGCGTTAGAAACAGCGATAACCTGCGACGAATAGATTGAGTTTGTCGTGTTTTGAACGGCTGACCAGGCGTCATAGTTTCGTTGCTGGCGCAGCTCATCGAAAAAGACGTCAGTAATGGACTGAGAGCGCCCGGCATCGTCGGTAGCGGCGGCAGTGGACCATTTAGAGCCATTATCGAGCCGGACAAACTTGTTGCCGTTGGTGTTACATACCTGCTGGATACGGCCTCGGGTGGCATCGCAGGCACGCAGGGTGCGAATAGCGCGATCAAGGATATCCTCGGCAGGAGTGAGCTTATGGGCAAGCCCGAGAATCTCCGGTGGCGGCGGTTTCTCACCCGGTGCTTGCCACATGAGCATCCGCCATAAAGCACGGGCTGTAGTCCCATAGGTTTTACCGTTTTGACGAGCCATGAGCTTGAGGACATACCGGAAACGCAGCCTAGGAAACTCATCCGCCGTGGTACTACCCGGCATGAGCTCAAGGGACCTAATCAGGTCTTCTTCTTGATGAGGCAGCAGCTCTAAGCCAAGGATGTCTTTCCACATGGCGATAGCTTCAAATCCAAGGCTCGTCTCCGGTGTGAGGGGTCGCAGCTCGGGCGTATAGATTCTGGGCATGCGTGAGCCAAGAATCATTACGCCTCCTTTGACGACCTCTTCTCTGCTTTGAGCCGGCGTTTGCGCAGCTCTTCAAACGGGTCGGCCTGTTTTTCTCCATCGCCACGCACCGCGCCACGTGCGGCAGGAGTCAGGCCGAGAGAGACGAGGGTCTTGTGCAGGTTCGGGCCGGAAATTGCCATTGCCTTCTTGATGGCTTCGTCGTCATCAGAGGCAACAGCGCTATCGAGGTAGCCAGCGTAGTAACGTGCGAGCTCAATCGCAGCACCATCGGTGGTATCATTGAGCCAATACGCGCTTTCAAGGGCTTCGTCCACAACTTCTCGCAGTGGCCGTAAGTTACCGACTTTGGCGCTAAAAATTTGGGTCATAATCAGCCTTCCTTATGCCCTTCTCACGCGCGCGCGTGCCCGTCCTCGGGGGGAGAGGAAGCTGCCCCCTGAAAAATCGGGCGTTTCGGACATAATAGTGATTTTAACGCCCCTATTCCTACCTCAATGTCCGTTTAATTCCCTGAAAAATCAGCCCATTCACGCGACGTTTCACCCACCTCATTGACAAACATTCTGTTTCCTCTGGACACATTGCACCTTTTGTGCGATGCCCGGAAGTTACCGGGATCTAACGTGAGCTCGGGATGCGTGGACCGTGGATAGTAGTGGTCAAGCTCGAACGCTTCGGGGTCACGCGCACCTAGCCGGTAGTCAATGCCTTGGCCGCACATCCAGCACGGCGCGTCCTCAGCCTTGCATCGGGCGAAGAACTCTGCGCGCAGCTTTCGATAGCGCCGACTTCCAAGATCAGATGACATCCCATACTCCTTACGTCTTCGTTATGTATGGAATGTGCAATACCGGGCCGCCTGGATGGTCGGCACAGACGGCCCGGCATGTGGCAGTGGGTGCGCCTAGACATCCCGCAAGAAAGGAAGCCAAAGAACCGGAATGCCTAGGCGGCGTATGGCTCACCTGGCAGCGTTGTCTCTCGCGCTAAGTGAGGGCATAAAAAAACCCCGACCAATCCGGGTCGAGGTACAAAAAATTCAATCAATCACAGATTAGTGGGCACCCTTCTCACCTGCAAGTCCTATAGGTAACATTTTGATAACAGAACAGGAGATGGTGGGTGGCGCACCTTCCGCCTGTAGCTCACCGCGCTCAATCATCCGTCCAATCGTGCGGCGAGACACCCCTAACAGTTTCGATGTCTGGGCGATGGTCAAGCGCTTACTATCGGCATCTTGTGCATGCTCAGCCACCTTCGACTCATGCCCCGCCCTGCATCGCACGATCCACCCGTCATCAGGGTAGACCCACTGTTGCGCACCACATCCGCACGGAGTGGGAACAAGCGTGCGGCGCGGGAGTGTGCCAAGCATCCCCTCAGCCATATGGGCATGATCCCTGAGCTCTAGCACCATGTCCTCAGTCCACGCCTGGACAGCTATCCAGGTGGCGTGACGGCGCAGGTATAGCCCGAGCTCTTCGGTGTCATCGCGCGGGAGCGTGCTCCCATACTCCTCCTCAACGATCCTGGCCCATCCCTGCAGGCAGTAGTGGATCATCTCTGCCTGATCGAACAGGTTTAAATCAATCGGCGCACTAGATTCGTACGTCGTGCCATTCACCCTTTCTCCGATCATTTTGCGCTTACTGCGGGCGGCATCCCGCAAGGTCAGCGCGCATTCTTCGGCCCGTACGATCACCTTGATGATGTGCTGTGCATCGATTTCGGACATGGGTCCTCCCAAACGTCTAGGGCTGGATGTGTGGTCTCAGCCCCGCAGATTCCGCTTCTGCGCGTGGTGACGCTGGTGTGGGGTTACTTCTTATGCCTTCAGGGCTGCTGGAGCGCCCTGTAAGCGCCTAATAGTGGTCTGGGTATGGTTCTGTCGGCTCGGGCGGGCTCGAGGGGCTGTAGCGGTAGTTTTCTGGCGTCCATGGGTAGTAATTGCCCGCATAGAGCGAGTCGGGAAATGCCCGCTCGTCCCGATCCCCGCGCCACCTCTTAAGGTCAACCTTCCGATAGTGTTTGTTCGCCTCATAGGGCGGATAAGACGGGTCAAGCTGGAGCCCGATCCCAAACTCAGGCCAGCCCAAAAGCGCAGACGAACCGCGCGGCCTTAGCTCGCGAATCCCGCCGCTAGATTGCGCGTGCCCGGCGTGGGCTTCCATGACAAGCGCGGCCCCTTTTGATCGCAGTGAATCAAGTGCTGCAAGCAAGGGAGCCGCGTCGTCGTCAGACTGGATTGCCCTCGGCGTGAGGCGGTACAGCGGGCCGATAAACAGCACATCCGGATTATGCTCATCCATCAAGTCATGCAGGGCCGATAGATCACGCTCGGACGTGATGTTCAGTCGGGGA
Coding sequences within it:
- a CDS encoding terminase small subunit produces the protein MTQIFSAKVGNLRPLREVVDEALESAYWLNDTTDGAAIELARYYAGYLDSAVASDDDEAIKKAMAISGPNLHKTLVSLGLTPAARGAVRGDGEKQADPFEELRKRRLKAEKRSSKEA
- a CDS encoding HNH endonuclease, whose protein sequence is MSSDLGSRRYRKLRAEFFARCKAEDAPCWMCGQGIDYRLGARDPEAFELDHYYPRSTHPELTLDPGNFRASHKRCNVSRGNRMFVNEVGETSREWADFSGN
- a CDS encoding helix-turn-helix domain-containing protein, with product MSEIDAQHIIKVIVRAEECALTLRDAARSKRKMIGERVNGTTYESSAPIDLNLFDQAEMIHYCLQGWARIVEEEYGSTLPRDDTEELGLYLRRHATWIAVQAWTEDMVLELRDHAHMAEGMLGTLPRRTLVPTPCGCGAQQWVYPDDGWIVRCRAGHESKVAEHAQDADSKRLTIAQTSKLLGVSRRTIGRMIERGELQAEGAPPTISCSVIKMLPIGLAGEKGAH